Proteins encoded in a region of the Alkalinema sp. FACHB-956 genome:
- a CDS encoding redox protein has protein sequence MFELLPYHRFRDTPSVSFFDITISGSNARDLVIHEGPAVSPNNTEEGYWQFYMHPNQEDNLIALSGGRTFYLVNFSWDYPFHMVRLEAKGSILRIPPGTFHRSVSDPNGSIVLNQAVRLAETTVEKEFRVYSSADIPRLMQVTAKTAPPPKMHGFREIELRLAS, from the coding sequence ATGTTTGAACTGCTGCCTTACCATCGCTTTCGAGATACGCCTAGTGTTAGTTTTTTTGACATTACAATTTCAGGATCCAATGCCCGTGATTTAGTCATCCATGAAGGCCCTGCGGTCAGCCCTAATAATACGGAAGAGGGCTACTGGCAGTTTTATATGCATCCCAATCAAGAGGACAATTTGATTGCGTTATCCGGTGGCCGTACCTTTTACCTAGTCAACTTCAGTTGGGATTATCCCTTCCACATGGTGCGCCTAGAGGCCAAGGGTTCGATTCTGCGGATCCCACCGGGAACCTTCCATCGATCGGTGTCGGATCCCAATGGGTCGATCGTGCTGAATCAGGCGGTGCGGCTGGCGGAAACCACGGTGGAAAAGGAATTTCGCGTTTACAGCAGCGCGGACATTCCCCGTCTGATGCAGGTAACGGCTAAAACAGCACCGCCCCCCAAAATGCACGGCTTCCGTGAAATTGAGTTACGGCTAGCTTCTTGA
- a CDS encoding GNAT family N-acetyltransferase translates to MAWLLPLIRLGMQEDLKYRLRQQQGYACFVAELQATTLQGGTLQAPEFQPTNPRNFQIVGTIEVSLRNPNFLGRPQFTYPYLANLAVHPDYRQQGIARRLIQMCEQKIVNWGAQDLYLHVLEENFPARKLYLDLGYSTQSLARMYGFHRQSRSLRIFLHKKI, encoded by the coding sequence ATGGCTTGGCTGTTGCCGTTGATTCGTCTAGGGATGCAAGAAGATCTGAAATATCGCTTGAGGCAACAACAGGGCTATGCCTGCTTTGTGGCCGAGTTGCAAGCAACAACGTTGCAAGGGGGGACGCTGCAAGCACCAGAGTTCCAACCAACGAATCCGAGAAATTTTCAGATTGTTGGCACGATCGAAGTCAGTCTGAGAAATCCCAACTTTTTAGGACGCCCCCAATTCACCTATCCCTACCTGGCCAACCTCGCAGTTCATCCTGACTATCGTCAACAGGGCATTGCACGACGTCTCATCCAGATGTGTGAACAAAAAATTGTTAATTGGGGAGCCCAGGATCTTTATCTACATGTTTTAGAAGAAAACTTTCCGGCGAGAAAACTCTACCTAGACCTAGGCTACAGCACCCAGTCTCTCGCCCGAATGTATGGCTTCCACCGCCAATCTCGATCGCTGCGAATATTCCTTCATAAAAAGATATAA
- a CDS encoding SRPBCC domain-containing protein, translated as MPTLYHEILISAPRQAVWEALIYKDRWRFWNTFLYDCSPKLPFHAGQSIVLALRRVPGDDPLEFKATVTQLHPTFTLHWKAAIPGFRSDVAMELQDVGPAVTKYLYQERFSGWVSRFALSFIKDDQLRGIRRMSGELKDYVERF; from the coding sequence ATGCCAACGCTTTATCATGAAATCTTGATTTCTGCTCCCCGGCAAGCGGTCTGGGAAGCCTTGATCTACAAAGACCGTTGGCGGTTCTGGAATACGTTTCTCTACGATTGCAGTCCTAAGTTGCCCTTTCACGCAGGACAGTCGATCGTCCTTGCCCTGCGACGGGTGCCTGGAGATGACCCGTTGGAGTTCAAGGCAACGGTAACGCAACTGCACCCCACCTTTACGCTGCATTGGAAAGCGGCGATTCCTGGCTTCCGCAGCGATGTGGCTATGGAATTACAAGATGTGGGGCCAGCCGTAACCAAGTACCTCTACCAAGAGCGCTTTTCGGGGTGGGTGAGTCGGTTTGCGTTGTCATTTATCAAAGACGACCAATTGCGGGGCATCCGCCGCATGAGTGGCGAGCTCAAGGATTACGTGGAGCGCTTTTAG
- a CDS encoding photosystem II reaction center protein T, producing MESVAYILILTLALGVLFFAIAFREPPRIGK from the coding sequence ATGGAAAGCGTTGCTTACATTTTGATTTTGACGTTGGCCCTGGGCGTTCTGTTCTTTGCCATCGCCTTTCGCGAACCCCCACGGATTGGCAAGTAA
- the psbM gene encoding photosystem II reaction center protein PsbM: MQVNDLGFVASILFVLVPSVFLLILYIQTASRQNQ; this comes from the coding sequence ATGCAAGTTAACGACCTTGGCTTTGTAGCAAGCATTCTATTTGTGTTGGTTCCTTCGGTGTTTTTGCTCATTCTCTATATCCAAACCGCTAGCCGTCAAAATCAGTAG
- the psbB gene encoding photosystem II chlorophyll-binding protein CP47, translating to MGLPWYRVHTVLINDPGRLIATHLMHTALVAGWAGSMALYELAIFDPTDPVLNPMWRQGMFVLPFMARLGVTGSWGGWSITGETNVDPGFWSFEGVALAHIVLSGLLFLAAVWHWVFWDLELFRDPRTGEPALDLPKMFGIHLFLSGLLCFGFGAFHLTGLWGPGMWVSDAYGVTGHIQPVAPEWGPSGFNPFNPGGVVAHHIAAGIVGIIAGLFHLTVRPPERLYRALRMGNIETVLSSSIAAVFFSAFVVAGTMWYGNATTPIELFGPTRYQWDGSYFRQEIDRRVQTAVAEGSSLKEAYEAIPEKLAFYDYVGNSPAKGGLFRTGQMNKGDGIAQGWLGHPVFTDSEGRELFVRRLPNFFENFPVVLTDKDGVVRADIPFRKAESKYSFEQTGVTVTFYGGQLNGQTFTDPAVVKKYARAAQLGEPFEFDRETLNSDGTFRTSPRGWFTFGHAVFALLFFFGHIWHGSRTLFRDVFAGIDPELSEEQVEWGFYQKVGDKTTRAKA from the coding sequence ATGGGACTACCTTGGTACCGTGTTCACACCGTCCTGATTAACGACCCAGGTCGGTTGATCGCGACTCACCTAATGCACACTGCTCTAGTTGCTGGCTGGGCGGGTTCAATGGCCCTCTATGAGTTGGCTATTTTTGATCCGACCGATCCAGTACTGAACCCAATGTGGCGGCAAGGCATGTTCGTGCTGCCCTTCATGGCACGCTTGGGCGTGACGGGTTCCTGGGGTGGCTGGAGCATCACAGGTGAGACAAATGTCGATCCAGGTTTCTGGTCGTTTGAAGGTGTGGCCCTAGCTCACATCGTTTTATCGGGTCTGCTATTTTTGGCGGCTGTCTGGCATTGGGTATTTTGGGATTTGGAATTATTCCGTGACCCCCGTACTGGTGAGCCAGCCCTAGACCTCCCCAAGATGTTTGGGATTCATTTGTTCTTGTCTGGTCTTCTCTGCTTTGGTTTTGGTGCATTCCACCTGACTGGCTTGTGGGGACCTGGCATGTGGGTATCCGATGCCTACGGTGTGACGGGACATATTCAACCCGTTGCGCCGGAGTGGGGGCCTTCCGGATTTAACCCCTTTAACCCTGGTGGGGTTGTGGCGCACCACATTGCCGCTGGGATTGTGGGGATTATCGCTGGTCTGTTCCACTTGACGGTACGTCCGCCCGAACGGCTCTATCGGGCGCTGCGGATGGGGAATATTGAAACGGTTCTCTCCAGCAGTATTGCCGCTGTCTTTTTCTCTGCGTTTGTGGTGGCGGGTACCATGTGGTACGGCAACGCAACCACTCCGATCGAACTCTTTGGCCCCACTCGTTATCAGTGGGATGGTAGCTACTTCCGTCAAGAAATCGATCGGCGAGTCCAAACGGCTGTGGCAGAAGGCAGCAGCTTAAAAGAAGCCTATGAAGCGATTCCTGAGAAGCTGGCTTTCTATGACTATGTGGGTAACAGCCCTGCGAAGGGAGGCTTATTCCGTACGGGTCAAATGAATAAGGGTGATGGAATTGCCCAAGGTTGGCTGGGTCATCCAGTCTTTACCGACAGCGAAGGTCGTGAGCTCTTTGTTCGTCGTTTACCAAACTTCTTTGAAAACTTCCCCGTTGTTTTGACGGATAAAGATGGCGTTGTTCGGGCTGACATTCCCTTCCGGAAGGCAGAGTCTAAGTACAGCTTTGAACAAACCGGTGTAACCGTTACCTTCTATGGCGGTCAGTTGAATGGTCAGACCTTCACCGATCCTGCGGTTGTTAAGAAATATGCTCGGGCAGCCCAGTTGGGTGAACCGTTTGAATTCGATCGTGAAACATTGAATTCTGATGGGACCTTCCGCACCAGTCCTCGAGGTTGGTTTACCTTCGGTCACGCTGTTTTTGCACTGCTGTTCTTCTTCGGCCATATCTGGCATGGTTCTCGGACTCTCTTCCGCGACGTGTTTGCGGGTATTGACCCCGAACTCAGCGAAGAACAAGTCGAGTGGGGCTTCTATCAGAAGGTGGGTGATAAGACCACCCGTGCTAAAGCTTAG
- a CDS encoding R3H domain-containing nucleic acid-binding protein, protein MTESIDGLYPENLSNQNVSNSSNHHQSHHPSDFSTTADTVAEAFETSSVDPAPLGNDGPSSTVVEQKITDDLDKLLEILPPDLRTALHAHPQKGVLVEVVMDLGRQPEARFPGKAEYLSDRLITLEDLQESIQRVGDFGGDNRAGIERTLHRISAIRNRRGDVIGLTCRVGRAVFGTIGMIRDLVESGQSILMLGRPGVGKTTALREIARVLADDLEKRVVIIDTSNEIAGDGDVPHPAIGRARRMQVAQPELQHQVMIEAVENHMPEVIVIDEIGTELEALAARTIAERGVQLVGTAHGNQLENLMKNPTLSDLIGGIQSVTLSDEEARRRGSQKSVLERKAPPTFDIAVEMLERQKWTVHEEVGQTVDMLLRGRQPNPQVRTVDSKGQVVITQESGGPVPIPPKNRPLKVAPLGGQPPYSGSSYGGSAYSNGSTYSTGPVAVPDKPIGWRSSGRMQAISNPSLERREFEHLLDRSLGNAFDGSAAMETHYGANGEELPLQVYPYGIGRHQLDQLITTLNLPIVLTKDIDTADAVLALRSHVKNHSKLRHLAKSRQIPIHTLKSSSIPQIALGLRRLLNMDDPSEPETPDLSLFTRGDTDDELEALEEARLAVEQIVIPKGQPVELLPRSANVRKMQHELVEHYHLTSRSFGDEPNRRIRIYPA, encoded by the coding sequence ATGACCGAATCGATCGACGGCCTGTATCCCGAAAACCTGTCTAATCAAAACGTGTCTAATTCATCCAACCATCATCAGTCCCATCACCCTAGCGATTTTTCCACCACCGCTGATACCGTTGCTGAAGCCTTTGAAACGTCCTCTGTAGACCCTGCTCCGTTGGGGAACGATGGCCCATCTTCCACAGTTGTGGAACAGAAAATTACCGATGATTTAGACAAATTATTAGAGATTTTGCCCCCGGATTTACGCACTGCGCTCCACGCCCATCCCCAGAAAGGGGTATTGGTGGAAGTGGTAATGGATTTGGGACGGCAGCCAGAAGCCCGTTTCCCCGGCAAGGCCGAATATCTGTCCGATCGCTTAATTACCCTCGAAGATTTGCAAGAGAGCATCCAACGGGTGGGGGACTTTGGCGGCGATAACCGCGCAGGGATTGAACGAACCCTGCATCGGATCAGTGCTATCCGCAATCGCCGGGGGGATGTGATTGGTTTGACCTGTCGGGTGGGTCGTGCGGTCTTCGGCACGATCGGCATGATTCGCGATCTGGTGGAAAGCGGACAGTCCATCCTGATGCTGGGGCGTCCCGGCGTGGGCAAAACGACCGCCCTACGGGAAATCGCCCGTGTCCTAGCCGATGACTTGGAAAAGCGGGTCGTGATTATCGATACCTCCAACGAAATTGCGGGAGATGGTGATGTGCCCCACCCCGCGATCGGTCGCGCGCGGCGAATGCAAGTGGCTCAACCCGAACTGCAACACCAGGTGATGATTGAAGCCGTGGAGAACCACATGCCTGAAGTCATCGTGATTGATGAAATTGGCACCGAGTTAGAAGCCCTTGCCGCCCGCACGATCGCCGAACGGGGGGTACAACTGGTCGGCACTGCCCACGGCAACCAGTTGGAAAATCTGATGAAAAATCCCACCCTCTCCGATTTAATTGGTGGGATTCAATCTGTCACGCTGAGCGACGAAGAAGCCCGTCGGCGCGGCAGTCAAAAAAGTGTCCTAGAACGCAAAGCTCCGCCCACCTTTGACATTGCGGTGGAAATGTTAGAGCGACAGAAATGGACGGTGCACGAAGAGGTTGGTCAAACTGTGGACATGCTGCTGCGCGGACGGCAACCCAATCCCCAAGTCCGCACCGTAGACAGCAAAGGCCAAGTCGTGATTACCCAAGAATCCGGCGGCCCTGTCCCCATCCCACCCAAAAATCGACCTCTCAAAGTTGCGCCCCTCGGCGGTCAGCCGCCCTACAGTGGATCCTCCTATGGTGGATCAGCCTACAGCAATGGTTCCACCTACAGCACTGGCCCTGTCGCAGTGCCGGATAAACCCATAGGCTGGCGATCGTCCGGTCGGATGCAGGCCATTTCGAACCCTAGCTTGGAACGGCGGGAGTTTGAGCACCTGTTGGATCGATCGTTGGGCAATGCCTTTGATGGAAGTGCTGCCATGGAAACCCACTATGGAGCCAATGGGGAAGAACTGCCCCTCCAGGTCTATCCCTACGGCATTGGACGGCATCAGTTGGATCAATTGATCACCACGCTCAACCTCCCGATCGTCCTGACCAAGGATATTGATACGGCGGATGCGGTCTTAGCCCTACGTTCCCATGTCAAAAATCACTCCAAGCTACGGCACCTGGCCAAATCCCGCCAAATCCCCATTCACACGCTGAAATCCAGCAGCATTCCCCAAATTGCCCTAGGGCTGCGACGTTTGCTGAATATGGATGATCCCAGTGAACCGGAAACACCGGATTTGAGCCTCTTTACCCGAGGGGACACTGATGATGAGTTGGAAGCGTTGGAAGAAGCACGGTTGGCCGTGGAACAGATCGTGATTCCCAAGGGGCAACCGGTGGAATTACTGCCTCGATCGGCCAATGTGCGCAAAATGCAGCATGAGTTGGTGGAACACTACCACCTGACTTCCCGCAGCTTTGGCGATGAACCCAATCGACGGATTCGGATCTATCCTGCGTAA
- a CDS encoding RNA polymerase sigma factor SigF, producing MFNSVSSELKSESLRLLQEYQRNHSAQLRNQIVELNFGLVRKEAHHWMHQCTETYDDLIQVGCIGLIRAIERFDVTKGNAFSSFALPYIRGEIQHYLRDKSPAVRIPRRWQALQRQAISQVRELQVQLGRTPNDQEIAQALEVSLAEWQEMKLAVRNRALLSLDAPVNDDENGTISLGELVPDHQYRSFQLAQEDQIRLQQALVQLENLTRQILEFVFLHDLTQKETAERLGVSCVTVSRRVKKGLETLQHLMVGHE from the coding sequence ATGTTTAACTCAGTCTCTAGTGAACTGAAGAGTGAAAGTTTACGCCTACTGCAGGAATACCAGCGGAACCATTCGGCTCAGCTACGCAATCAAATTGTTGAGTTGAACTTTGGGCTGGTTCGGAAAGAAGCCCACCATTGGATGCATCAGTGTACTGAAACCTATGATGACTTGATTCAGGTTGGCTGTATTGGCTTAATCCGAGCGATCGAGCGGTTTGATGTAACCAAGGGCAACGCCTTTAGTTCCTTCGCCCTTCCCTACATTCGGGGCGAAATTCAGCACTATTTGAGAGATAAGAGTCCCGCTGTTCGGATCCCTCGCCGGTGGCAAGCGTTGCAACGGCAGGCCATTAGCCAAGTCAGAGAACTCCAGGTTCAGCTAGGGCGGACTCCCAATGACCAAGAAATTGCCCAAGCCCTAGAGGTTTCTCTGGCAGAATGGCAGGAAATGAAGTTAGCTGTACGCAACCGAGCCCTGTTAAGCTTGGATGCACCCGTCAACGACGATGAGAATGGCACAATTTCCCTCGGTGAACTGGTGCCCGATCATCAATATCGCAGCTTTCAGTTAGCCCAGGAAGATCAAATTCGGCTGCAACAGGCACTGGTTCAACTCGAAAATCTCACGCGGCAAATTTTGGAGTTTGTGTTCTTGCATGATCTCACCCAAAAAGAAACGGCTGAACGGTTGGGTGTCAGTTGCGTCACCGTCTCTCGTCGCGTAAAAAAAGGTCTAGAAACCCTACAACATCTGATGGTGGGGCATGAGTAA
- a CDS encoding photosystem II manganese-stabilizing polypeptide: MRYRAIIAALLAFCLSVFVTACSEAPTSKEGLTYEEIHNTGLANLCPTLEETARGSVPLTGGQSYVLKDLCLQPTNFAVKVEGESKRQKAEFVPGKVMTRYTSSIDAVEGRLTVNSDGSVTFKEEDGLDFQAVTVQLPGGEQFPMLFTIKGLEATSQPGLNAINSSTDLQGEFRVPSYRTSNFLDPKGRGLTTGYESAVAIPSSGDDEELAKENTKRFLTGKGNISLQITRVNGETGEVAGNFESFQPSESDMGSKEPSDVRVRGVFYGRVASAA, from the coding sequence ATGAGGTACCGCGCTATCATCGCTGCACTCCTGGCATTTTGTCTGAGTGTATTCGTGACTGCCTGTAGTGAGGCCCCCACTAGCAAAGAGGGCTTGACCTACGAAGAAATTCACAACACCGGTCTGGCAAACTTGTGCCCTACGTTGGAAGAAACTGCTCGGGGTTCTGTACCGTTAACTGGCGGTCAGTCCTACGTGCTGAAGGATCTGTGCTTACAACCCACCAACTTTGCAGTCAAAGTGGAAGGCGAAAGTAAGCGTCAAAAGGCTGAATTTGTGCCTGGGAAAGTCATGACCCGCTACACGTCGTCGATCGACGCCGTTGAAGGTCGCCTGACTGTCAATTCTGATGGCAGTGTCACCTTTAAGGAAGAAGATGGTCTGGACTTCCAAGCCGTGACAGTTCAACTTCCCGGTGGCGAACAGTTCCCCATGCTGTTCACGATTAAAGGTTTAGAAGCAACCAGTCAACCTGGTTTAAATGCTATCAACTCCTCTACCGACCTACAGGGTGAGTTCCGCGTTCCATCCTACCGAACATCGAACTTCTTGGATCCTAAAGGACGTGGCTTAACCACTGGTTACGAAAGTGCCGTCGCGATTCCCTCCAGTGGAGACGATGAAGAACTCGCTAAGGAAAACACCAAGCGGTTCTTGACGGGTAAAGGGAACATCTCCCTTCAGATTACTCGGGTCAATGGTGAAACGGGTGAAGTTGCTGGGAACTTTGAAAGCTTCCAGCCTTCCGAATCTGATATGGGATCTAAGGAACCCAGCGATGTGCGAGTCCGTGGTGTTTTCTATGGTCGGGTTGCATCGGCAGCCTAA
- a CDS encoding LdpA C-terminal domain-containing domain, which yields MQFQRPRLSLETGQWVKLICGASYQHIPAIRSLAIVYSLAGVDCIDVAADPAIIATVREAIAIANTLVPKSQPNFHLPSYNGDATPWLMVSLNDGEDPHFRKAEFSSSACPADCPRPCEKVCPAEAIVFGSDYAGVIDALCYGCGRCLPICPIEQIHARSYVYAPEVIAPTVLQAGVDAVEIHTQVGRFEDFQRLWRSIKPQRDRLKLVAVSCPDGEDLIDYLWSLATLLQPALPPSCALVWQTDGRPMSGDIGDGATRACIQLGQKVLQAGLPGFVQLAGGTNRHTVEKLRSLGLLQAPRSSSDPQEGADPTAPADSTPPMQSGTSLARMATSTGVPSGIATGTTTGIATGIATGTVTDNLTAPTIAGVAYGSYARSILQPVLHQLEERGSTRLEEHPDLLWAGVTIAANLVSPLKKIAGCSLVNAHGLGNVT from the coding sequence ATGCAGTTTCAACGTCCTCGCCTCTCTCTGGAAACCGGTCAATGGGTCAAACTGATCTGCGGTGCCAGCTATCAACACATTCCTGCCATTCGCAGTTTAGCGATCGTCTACAGTCTAGCGGGGGTGGATTGCATCGATGTTGCTGCCGATCCAGCCATCATCGCCACGGTGCGGGAAGCGATCGCGATCGCTAATACTTTAGTACCAAAATCTCAACCCAATTTCCATTTGCCGAGCTACAATGGAGACGCAACGCCGTGGCTCATGGTGAGCTTGAATGATGGTGAAGATCCGCATTTTCGCAAAGCAGAATTTTCTAGCAGTGCCTGTCCTGCCGATTGCCCGCGACCCTGCGAAAAGGTGTGCCCTGCTGAGGCGATCGTGTTTGGTTCCGACTACGCTGGGGTGATCGATGCCCTCTGCTATGGCTGTGGTCGCTGTTTGCCCATTTGCCCGATCGAACAAATCCATGCCCGATCCTACGTTTACGCACCGGAGGTGATTGCACCGACGGTGCTGCAAGCGGGGGTCGATGCGGTGGAGATTCATACCCAGGTGGGGCGGTTTGAAGATTTTCAACGGCTGTGGCGATCGATCAAACCCCAGCGCGATCGGCTGAAATTAGTCGCCGTCAGTTGTCCCGATGGGGAGGACTTAATTGATTACCTCTGGTCTTTAGCCACGCTACTGCAACCGGCTTTGCCGCCCAGTTGCGCTTTGGTTTGGCAAACCGATGGGCGACCCATGAGCGGTGACATTGGTGATGGAGCCACGCGGGCTTGTATTCAACTGGGCCAAAAGGTCTTACAAGCGGGTTTACCGGGATTTGTGCAACTGGCGGGTGGGACCAATCGTCATACGGTGGAAAAGCTGCGATCGTTGGGTTTATTGCAAGCTCCGCGATCGAGTTCGGATCCACAGGAGGGTGCTGATCCGACTGCCCCGGCAGACTCCACCCCCCCCATGCAGTCGGGAACCAGTCTCGCTAGAATGGCGACATCAACGGGTGTTCCCTCTGGGATAGCAACCGGAACAACAACCGGGATAGCAACCGGGATAGCAACCGGAACAGTAACCGACAACTTAACCGCACCCACCATTGCTGGAGTGGCCTATGGCAGTTACGCCCGATCCATTCTCCAACCCGTTTTGCATCAACTGGAAGAACGCGGCTCCACCCGTTTGGAAGAACACCCCGATCTACTCTGGGCCGGTGTTACAATTGCCGCCAACTTAGTCTCTCCCTTAAAAAAAATCGCCGGCTGTAGCCTGGTTAACGCCCATGGACTAGGAAATGTGACATAA
- a CDS encoding 2Fe-2S iron-sulfur cluster-binding protein has translation MFTTACIRFEAENKEAIASGGANLRVKAIESGIDLYTLMGKMMNCGGYGQCGTCVVEIVEGLDNLSPKTAVEERRFRNKPDNYRLACQTLVNGDVTVRTKPTGKKK, from the coding sequence ATGTTTACAACTGCTTGTATCCGTTTTGAAGCTGAAAATAAAGAAGCGATCGCCTCTGGGGGCGCTAATCTCCGGGTTAAGGCGATCGAATCCGGGATTGACCTCTATACCCTGATGGGCAAAATGATGAACTGTGGCGGGTATGGTCAATGCGGAACCTGCGTTGTAGAAATTGTCGAGGGCTTGGACAACCTCTCCCCCAAAACGGCTGTCGAGGAACGGCGGTTCCGCAACAAGCCCGACAATTACCGGCTCGCCTGCCAAACCCTGGTCAACGGAGATGTGACCGTCCGAACCAAGCCGACAGGCAAGAAGAAGTAA
- a CDS encoding LysR family transcriptional regulator, whose protein sequence is MNIFHLQALMAVVERGSFSAAALELDVSQAAISRAIAALEDELGVPLLHRGRFGAYPTQTGERLLPCAKQMLDLRQQMEQEVQQTKGLHGGQVRIASFRSAATHLLPSKIVQFRDRFPQIEVTLTESDPTTVEQLLREGKVDIGLVPLPRSTEFDTWEIARDEFVVLLPHRNPTLPEQLTWEMLADQEFILYNYAECTSAVREHWAKWGRSLKATYEMKEDSTIVSMVAQGLGAAILPRLAAMPIPESIAVRSLPVPLERVIGAAVVAEMLHPPAVFAFLDLLRGTGIFQSRR, encoded by the coding sequence ATGAACATTTTCCACCTCCAGGCGTTAATGGCAGTGGTTGAGCGGGGGAGTTTTTCCGCTGCGGCCTTGGAGCTTGATGTCTCCCAAGCCGCAATTAGTCGGGCGATCGCGGCCTTGGAAGATGAATTGGGCGTACCGCTTTTGCATCGAGGCCGGTTTGGAGCCTACCCCACCCAAACGGGAGAACGGCTGCTTCCCTGCGCTAAACAAATGTTGGATCTGCGCCAACAAATGGAACAGGAAGTGCAGCAGACCAAGGGCTTACACGGCGGACAGGTGCGTATTGCCTCCTTTCGCAGCGCCGCCACCCATTTATTGCCGTCCAAAATTGTGCAATTTCGCGATCGCTTCCCCCAGATCGAAGTGACGTTGACGGAGAGTGATCCAACCACAGTGGAGCAGCTATTGCGGGAAGGCAAAGTCGATATTGGTTTGGTGCCCCTGCCCCGATCGACGGAATTTGACACCTGGGAAATTGCGCGGGATGAATTTGTCGTGCTGTTGCCCCACCGCAATCCCACCCTGCCGGAACAATTGACCTGGGAAATGTTGGCGGATCAGGAATTCATTCTCTACAACTACGCAGAATGTACCTCGGCGGTGCGAGAGCATTGGGCCAAGTGGGGCCGATCGCTCAAGGCCACCTACGAAATGAAGGAAGATTCGACGATCGTCAGCATGGTGGCCCAGGGGTTGGGGGCTGCCATCTTACCTCGATTAGCTGCCATGCCCATTCCGGAATCGATCGCGGTACGATCGTTACCCGTGCCCTTGGAGCGAGTCATTGGCGCAGCGGTGGTTGCAGAGATGCTCCATCCTCCGGCGGTCTTTGCCTTTCTCGATCTCCTCCGGGGCACTGGAATTTTTCAATCGCGCCGATAG
- a CDS encoding DUF6391 domain-containing protein: protein MGGLPSLQDVLRLRQIHALEHGTVWVLSEQHLNQARRMRPRLPRTIAVDDEHLSGLSTHEGFYLYGQVETAQLTQAVRQALHRLTSGESSLAIHPRCGTNVAVGMTLTAGLVLGAHLLFPKNPLTQAIGLGSAVLTAAHLTPTIGEWAQAHLTTAIPFNLVVRRIYPLSDPGGRPTHFVQIGWTERS, encoded by the coding sequence ATGGGTGGACTCCCTAGTCTTCAGGACGTTCTTCGACTCCGGCAAATTCATGCTTTGGAGCATGGGACTGTTTGGGTATTGAGTGAACAGCATCTGAATCAAGCTAGACGGATGCGTCCTCGGCTACCTCGAACCATCGCGGTAGATGATGAACACTTAAGTGGCCTCTCAACCCACGAAGGGTTTTATCTGTACGGCCAGGTTGAAACGGCGCAACTCACGCAAGCAGTGAGGCAAGCTTTACACCGACTCACTTCAGGAGAGTCATCCTTAGCCATCCATCCACGATGTGGGACAAACGTAGCCGTTGGGATGACTTTGACGGCGGGACTGGTGCTGGGTGCGCATCTGTTGTTCCCGAAAAATCCCTTAACACAGGCGATCGGACTCGGATCGGCAGTACTGACAGCTGCACATCTCACACCCACGATCGGCGAATGGGCACAAGCACACCTCACTACGGCCATTCCCTTCAACTTAGTGGTGCGCCGCATCTATCCCTTATCTGACCCAGGAGGACGCCCAACCCACTTCGTCCAGATTGGCTGGACGGAGCGATCGTAA
- a CDS encoding BON domain-containing protein: MGWLQRIFGGGNQAAPEATAATPMVTADVPAESIPPERVGLNGEYDQSGLAKRVAQAFDQDAAVADIDTVWVAQLTGEVVLKGKVPSQDILNRLVEIARAQSGATGVNVEQVEVG, encoded by the coding sequence ATGGGTTGGTTACAAAGAATTTTTGGGGGTGGAAATCAAGCCGCACCGGAAGCGACGGCGGCAACTCCCATGGTGACTGCTGATGTCCCGGCTGAGTCCATTCCCCCTGAACGAGTTGGCTTAAATGGAGAGTATGATCAAAGCGGCTTAGCCAAACGGGTTGCTCAGGCTTTTGATCAGGATGCTGCCGTTGCTGACATTGATACGGTGTGGGTGGCCCAGTTAACCGGGGAAGTTGTGCTGAAGGGGAAAGTCCCCAGCCAAGATATTCTCAATCGCTTAGTAGAAATTGCAAGGGCTCAAAGTGGAGCAACAGGCGTGAATGTGGAGCAAGTCGAAGTTGGATAG